Below is a window of Leptospiraceae bacterium DNA.
CTTGCCTCTTACTCCAAGCAAGAATACAAAAAGAGTGATAAAAATAAAACCGTGACCTATCATCAGTTTTTTCTTCATTTAAAGAATGGGGCTTATTTCAAATTAAAAGAATCAAACGATTTTTCAGAAATAAAGCTTCTAATGAATCAAATGCAAAAGGAATTGGATCTACCTGTAGCTTTTAATCATAAAGAAATTCAAAAGAATGCAAACGAGAAAAAGGAATTTGATAGTCGTGAAATCTGTGATTTTAAATTCGAAAAAATTCAAAAAGAAAAAACAGAAAGCACATGCTCTCTTAGCTGGAAAGCCAAAATGCCTAACTATCTCTACCCTATTCTTTGTATTTTTTTTCTAGCACTTCTGATTTGGATGGATTCAATTTTCATAGAAGGATTTTCAAAATCCCATTTCTACTGGCTAATCGGAATTAGTCTATTTGTAGTTCCTTTTGGTTTTCTGGGAATTCAAAGATTCAATGCAACGATACATTTAAAATTTGACAAAGATAAAATTTCTAGCTCTATTCAAAATTCAATTCTAAACAAAAACGCTGAAGCTAATATTAGTTATTCACAAATTAAATTTATTGATGCACAAATGGAAACAATGCAGGATTCTTTTGTGATTTCTCCCTTCAGTCCCGAGACTCAAATTTCCATTTCAGAGATCACTGATACAGAAAATTTATCACATTATCTTTCCTTCTCTGTTTATAGTCTACCTGTTGTTGACAAATTACGATTATGCGACTTAATCAAACTTGCTTTACATTAAATCAAAATTTTGGTTATACAACTTGTGAAGGATTTACAGTCATTTCGAACATCGCTCAATGCTGTCAAGTTAAGTGAAACCAAGAAGAAATTAACCGCGAAGGGCACGAAGAGCGCGAAGAAAAGATAAGTTTTAATAAACTCCTTCGTGAACTTCGTGTCCTTCGTGGTGAAAAAAATCCTTAACTTAATGACATTGTAAGCTGTTCGAGGTGACTTATTACTTACTAACTCTCTTTCTTAAAGTTCCGTCTAGGACTTTTTTGCGAAGTCTTAGAGATGCGGGGGTAACTTCGAGTAGCTCATCGTCATCTAAGAATTCGATGGATTGCTCAAGAGTTAATTTGCGCGGAGGAACTAAACGAATTGCTTCATCGGTTCCACTTGCACGAACGTTTGTTAGTTTCTTTCCTTTGCATGGATTTACTTCTAGATCGTTTTCTCTTTGATGTTCTCCGATGATCATTCCCGGATAAACAGAAACGACTGGATCAACAAAAAGTGCACCGCGCTCTTGAATCTTCCAGAGCGAATAAGCAGTAGTATCCCCTGAGTCCATAGAAATAAGGGCACCATTCTTACGACCTGGAATTTCTCCTTTAAAAGGACCATAATTTAAAAAGCGAGAGGTAGATACGCCTTCGCCTCTTGTTTCAGAAATAAAATATCCTCTAAATCCAATCATTCCACGAGTAGGAATTATGTATTCAATACGAGTGATTCCGGATTCGTGCGCATCCATATGAGTCATTTCGCCTTTACGACGATTGAGTTCGGAAATAATTTGACCGGTAAATCTTTCCGGCATATCCATAACTAATGTTTCATAAGGCTCAAGCTTTGATCCGTCTTCAGCGGTTCTATAAATAACTTCCGGTTTAGAAACTTGTAATTCATACCCTTCTCGGCGCATATTTTCAATTAAAATGGAAAGGTGTAATTCCCCTCTTCCTAAAATTTTAAAACGGTCTTTGTCATCTGTTTCTTCCAAGCGCATAGCAACGTTTACCTGCAATTCTCTATCTAGACGTTCGCGGATATTGCGGGTAGTCACGAGTTTGCCCTCTTTTCCAACGAAAGGAGAATTGTTTACCATAAAGAACATAGAAACAGTTGGCTCATCGACTGATATCGGAGGAAGTGGAAATGGTTGATTCAAATCACAAACAGTATCCCCGATAAATAAATCTGTTATACCGGCTAACGCAATTATATCTCCTGCTTCCGCAGAATCAATTTCATGTCGTTTTAAGCCTTCAAATCCATAGAGTTTAGAAATTTTATAATTTGCTTGTTTTGCGTCTTTCATAGTTACAAGAGTAATATCTTGTCCCTTACGAATCGTTCCCTGGTAAATCTTTCCAATCGCAATACGACCAACGTATTCGCTATAGTCTAGACTTGTTACTTGGAATTGAAGAGGAGCTTTTACGTCTCCAGTAGAAAGTGGAACATGCTTTATAACCATGTCTAAGAGTGGCTCTAGATTTTTTCCAGGAGCTTCTTCGATATGATTTACAGCCCAACCTAGCTTTGCAGAAGCAAATATAATTGGAAAATCCATTTGTTCATCTGTAGCACCTAAATCATGGAATAAATCAAATACCATATCTACAACTTTGCTTGGTCTTGCACCATCACGGTCAACTTTGTTCACAACTAAAATTGGTTTATGACCTAATTGGAGGGCTTTGTTTAGAACAAAACGAGTTTGTGGCATCGGTCCGTCAAATGCATCTACTAAAAGCAAGGAGCAATTTGCCATATTCAATACGCGCTCTACTTCACCACCGAAATCAGAGTGACCTGGAGTGTCTACGATATTGATTCTTGTGCCTTTGTATTGAACTGCTGTATTTTTCGCTAAAATTGTGATTCCACGCTCTTGCTCTAAATCATTAGAGTCCATCATACGTTCGCGATTTTCTTTTGATGTGATAGCACCTGTCTCTTTTAAAATCCCATCTAGTAAAGTAGTCTTACCATGGTCGACGTGTGCGATGATACAAATATTTCTTATTTCCATGACTACCATAAATTTCGAGAAAGGTTTGCTGTCGATACATTTCGTCTTGACTCCTAGCTAGGATGTTAAAATGTGGAATTTACTACTAATTAAATGGATAAATTTATGTACGCAGTTATTTCACTCAGTAACCAACAATACAAAGTTCAAAAAGACCAGATTTTTTTAGCTCAAAAATCTGACAAACCTGTGGGATCAGAATTTGACGCTCAAATCCTACTCACAGCTCAAGAAAATAAAGTTAACATAGGCTCGCCAACTGTTAGCGGAGCAAAAGTAACTCTCAAGGTTTTAGAAGACGTTCGTGGCGAAAAAATCGACGGATTCAAATACAAGAGAAGAAAGAACTACCACAGACAGTGGGGTCACAGACAGGATTTACAAAAGTTTCAGGTTACCAATCTTAGCTTTTGATTATCCTAGAAGTTAAAAAAGACAAAAAGGGAAATTATATAGGACTAATCAGTGAGGGGCACGCTCCAGACTCGTTTGGCAAAAAAGGAAGCAATATCCTTTGTGCGGCAGTCTCCACCTTAGTTCAAACATTATACTTACACTTGAAGATTATGTCTAACGTTTCTCATGAAACAATCCGAAAAGGATTTCTCGAATTAGAAGTTTCTAAAACGAGTAAAGATACGAATCTAGCATTTAAAGTGATAATGACAGGAATACACAATTTATTGAAGCAGTACCCTGAAGAAATTCAGTTAGTAGAAAGTAATACTTAGGAGTTTAAAATGGCACATAAAAAAGGTGGCGGTTCATCTAAAAACGGAAGAGATTCACACGCACAACGACTTGGATTGAAAAAATCTGGTGGTCAGTGGGTAAAAGCTGGTAATATCCTTATGAGACAAAGAGGAACCACTTTTAGAGCAGGCGTAAATGTAGGTGTTGGTCGTGACCATACCCTATTTGCACTTGTAGATGGAATTGTAACATTTGGATACTTTGACAAGAAAAGAAAGAAGATTTCCATTGTTCCAAAAGCAGCAGCAACAGTAGCGGCTTAGTTTTAGAACACAGTTTGACTCCGCTCACTGAGCGGATTTGTTTTCTTTCAAAGTTTATAGCGTTCCCTGAGCATTCAGTTTCGAAGGGAACGAACTTAGCCGATTCAAATATTTAGATTTTTGAGCTTCTTTTTCCATTTTTTTGGTAAAATTCTGAAGTTTTTCATTCTATTTGCATTTTGATTCAAATATTTAGATTTTAATCTTTCTTTTTCCATTCAAATTCAACTATTTATGATTTTTGAGCTTCTTTTTTC
It encodes the following:
- the typA gene encoding translational GTPase TypA is translated as MEIRNICIIAHVDHGKTTLLDGILKETGAITSKENRERMMDSNDLEQERGITILAKNTAVQYKGTRINIVDTPGHSDFGGEVERVLNMANCSLLLVDAFDGPMPQTRFVLNKALQLGHKPILVVNKVDRDGARPSKVVDMVFDLFHDLGATDEQMDFPIIFASAKLGWAVNHIEEAPGKNLEPLLDMVIKHVPLSTGDVKAPLQFQVTSLDYSEYVGRIAIGKIYQGTIRKGQDITLVTMKDAKQANYKISKLYGFEGLKRHEIDSAEAGDIIALAGITDLFIGDTVCDLNQPFPLPPISVDEPTVSMFFMVNNSPFVGKEGKLVTTRNIRERLDRELQVNVAMRLEETDDKDRFKILGRGELHLSILIENMRREGYELQVSKPEVIYRTAEDGSKLEPYETLVMDMPERFTGQIISELNRRKGEMTHMDAHESGITRIEYIIPTRGMIGFRGYFISETRGEGVSTSRFLNYGPFKGEIPGRKNGALISMDSGDTTAYSLWKIQERGALFVDPVVSVYPGMIIGEHQRENDLEVNPCKGKKLTNVRASGTDEAIRLVPPRKLTLEQSIEFLDDDELLEVTPASLRLRKKVLDGTLRKRVSK
- the rpmA gene encoding 50S ribosomal protein L27, giving the protein MAHKKGGGSSKNGRDSHAQRLGLKKSGGQWVKAGNILMRQRGTTFRAGVNVGVGRDHTLFALVDGIVTFGYFDKKRKKISIVPKAAATVAA
- the rplU gene encoding 50S ribosomal protein L21; the encoded protein is MYAVISLSNQQYKVQKDQIFLAQKSDKPVGSEFDAQILLTAQENKVNIGSPTVSGAKVTLKVLEDVRGEKIDGFKYKRRKNYHRQWGHRQDLQKFQVTNLSF
- a CDS encoding ribosomal-processing cysteine protease Prp; the protein is MILEVKKDKKGNYIGLISEGHAPDSFGKKGSNILCAAVSTLVQTLYLHLKIMSNVSHETIRKGFLELEVSKTSKDTNLAFKVIMTGIHNLLKQYPEEIQLVESNT